The following are encoded in a window of Thermodesulfobacterium geofontis OPF15 genomic DNA:
- a CDS encoding SurA N-terminal domain-containing protein produces MLRFLRKGATSLYVKLFFIIIVIVFIFWGIGSFTSERKNLVAKVNGIPITLKEFQEYYNFQISRLKQTFGEISSKDLANLKLKEQVLEELIKLKLLEDQAEKLKIRITPVEVTYAISQIPSFQENGKFSPTKYQYILRELGISPEFFEKLIKSDLIYQRLKFLLTAPIMVSESEIKEYLKYNKQTLEILEIDLPIKTCIQKVAFTEKDLENYYLAHRGLYKENEKVKLTYLLIPYEAKAKVTEDEIRKYYEENIEKFRAPLRVKLKRIFISADQPNAFEKAKTIRSELKSLSDFSKFGEIKSEWFEESALPDTIKEIVKASHPKDIIGPIKTPSGYLILGIEEIQPQKILKLSEVESEIRKFLEKEKIMNEAKEKANKIYSEIVKANSLTLWAKENNVSLKETDWITQKELGEKFNNFKLAQKVFNSPKGEFFAPVDTPQGILLIEIKDKKPERILSFEEAKEKVKKDFLNDKGKELCENKAQLLISDLKSKDKITPNDPILKDFNTKEFRINRYQLKEIFSPLISQELSNVGKSGLIEKTFWEKDDLKIFFIQKILPFEGEIKENELSEAFLDLLREKRETWFKTWYQLLRERAKIKIYPIFEKL; encoded by the coding sequence ATGCTAAGATTCTTAAGAAAGGGTGCCACCTCTTTATATGTCAAGCTTTTTTTTATAATCATTGTTATTGTTTTTATATTTTGGGGAATAGGTAGCTTTACCTCAGAAAGGAAAAATTTAGTAGCTAAGGTTAATGGAATTCCTATTACTTTAAAAGAATTTCAAGAATATTATAATTTCCAAATTTCAAGATTAAAGCAAACCTTTGGAGAAATTTCAAGCAAAGATTTAGCTAATTTAAAATTAAAGGAACAGGTTCTGGAAGAGCTTATAAAATTAAAACTTCTTGAAGATCAAGCTGAAAAATTGAAAATAAGAATAACACCTGTAGAAGTTACCTATGCTATTTCTCAAATACCTTCTTTTCAAGAAAATGGAAAGTTTAGTCCTACAAAATACCAATATATTTTAAGAGAACTTGGAATCTCTCCTGAGTTTTTTGAAAAATTAATTAAATCTGATTTGATTTATCAGAGGCTAAAATTTCTTCTTACTGCACCTATTATGGTTTCAGAAAGTGAAATAAAAGAATATCTGAAATATAATAAGCAAACCTTAGAAATTTTAGAAATTGACCTCCCTATAAAAACATGTATCCAAAAAGTAGCTTTTACTGAAAAAGATCTTGAAAATTATTATCTTGCTCATAGAGGTCTTTATAAGGAAAATGAAAAGGTTAAACTAACTTATCTTCTAATACCTTATGAAGCTAAGGCAAAGGTTACAGAAGATGAAATTAGAAAATATTATGAAGAAAATATAGAAAAATTCAGAGCTCCTTTAAGAGTTAAATTAAAAAGAATTTTTATTTCTGCTGATCAACCTAATGCTTTTGAAAAAGCCAAAACTATTAGATCTGAATTAAAATCACTTTCTGACTTTTCAAAATTTGGAGAAATTAAAAGTGAATGGTTTGAAGAATCTGCTCTCCCAGATACTATTAAGGAAATTGTTAAAGCTTCCCATCCTAAAGATATTATTGGACCTATTAAAACTCCTTCTGGATATTTAATTTTAGGAATTGAAGAAATACAACCTCAAAAGATTTTAAAACTTTCTGAAGTAGAGTCAGAAATTCGTAAGTTCTTAGAAAAAGAAAAGATAATGAATGAAGCTAAGGAAAAAGCAAACAAAATTTATTCTGAAATAGTTAAAGCAAATAGCTTAACTCTTTGGGCTAAAGAAAATAACGTTAGCTTAAAAGAAACTGATTGGATTACCCAAAAAGAATTGGGTGAGAAATTTAATAATTTTAAATTAGCCCAGAAGGTATTTAATTCTCCTAAAGGAGAATTTTTTGCTCCTGTAGATACACCACAAGGGATATTATTAATTGAAATAAAGGATAAAAAACCTGAAAGAATCCTGTCTTTTGAGGAAGCAAAAGAAAAAGTTAAAAAGGATTTTTTAAATGATAAAGGTAAAGAATTATGCGAAAATAAAGCCCAACTTCTAATTTCAGACTTAAAAAGCAAAGATAAAATAACTCCAAATGATCCAATTCTTAAAGATTTTAATACTAAAGAATTTAGAATAAATAGATATCAATTAAAAGAAATCTTTTCTCCTTTAATTTCTCAAGAACTAAGTAATGTGGGAAAGAGCGGGCTTATAGAAAAAACTTTTTGGGAAAAGGATGATTTAAAGATATTTTTTATACAAAAGATTCTACCTTTTGAGGGAGAAATTAAAGAAAATGAGCTTTCAGAAGCCTTTTTAGATCTTTTAAGAGAAAAAAGAGAAACATGGTTTAAGACTTGGTATCAACTTTTGAGAGAAAGAGCCAAAATTAAAATTTATCCAATTTTTGAAAAACTTTAA
- a CDS encoding cell division ATP-binding protein FtsE, with product MALITLQNVSKIYPPFFKALINISLEIYKGDFIVLTGPTGAGKTTLLKLIYREERPTSGEIFYENIPYSKLKSKELSLLRQNLGIIFQDYKLFPELTVYENIKISLVLSKKIIKDTKFLIYEYLERFNLSQKAQKKVKELSGGEQQKVSIIRAIIRDPEVLIADEPTGNLDPISINEILEIFKDFNKEGKTIILATHDPVILNQNLGKIVRLNRGELVENV from the coding sequence ATGGCCTTAATAACTTTACAAAATGTAAGCAAAATTTATCCTCCCTTTTTTAAAGCTCTTATAAACATTAGTTTAGAAATCTATAAGGGAGATTTTATAGTTCTTACAGGTCCTACAGGAGCAGGTAAAACAACTTTACTCAAACTTATTTATAGAGAAGAAAGACCCACCTCAGGTGAAATATTTTATGAAAATATCCCCTATTCCAAACTTAAATCAAAAGAACTAAGTCTTCTTAGACAAAATTTAGGAATTATTTTCCAAGATTATAAACTTTTTCCAGAATTAACAGTTTATGAAAATATTAAGATTTCTTTGGTTCTCTCTAAAAAAATTATTAAAGATACAAAATTTCTTATTTATGAATATTTGGAAAGATTCAATCTTTCTCAAAAAGCTCAAAAAAAAGTAAAAGAGCTTTCCGGAGGAGAGCAACAAAAAGTAAGCATTATTAGAGCTATTATAAGAGACCCAGAGGTTCTAATTGCTGATGAACCAACTGGAAATTTAGATCCAATAAGTATAAATGAAATACTGGAAATTTTCAAGGATTTTAATAAAGAAGGAAAAACTATTATTCTTGCTACTCATGATCCTGTTATTTTAAATCAAAATTTAGGAAAAATTGTTAGACTTAATAGAGGTGAATTAGTAGAAAATGTTTAG